A genomic region of Pararge aegeria chromosome 11, ilParAegt1.1, whole genome shotgun sequence contains the following coding sequences:
- the LOC120627352 gene encoding out at first protein, with translation MSILVLKCIIFLYLLVEPMNLQLLINVRNQGGDVMQENITANVSEDTVTLEFLRLDGVYISQLVDFTNEVEAMKVVIPGEEELGQLGHQVLCFLTHAAQADFIAPDAMAKLRQKNPGTVRVAEEDKGWRQTTATAWAGRVTVLLSPAAARHCAPARDRVYIRSADLTRWTPRAGVEPSSFSSEVVPFPPQALTSDTSEGSPAVSVCVAENDATKECICHLEVCVNWYPCGLKYCKGKPQGGLSYRCGIKTCHRCFRYHFYVRRRDTCLNYT, from the exons atgtcaatattagtattaaaatgtataatctTCTTGTACCTATTAGTGGAACCAATGAATCTTCAACTTCTCATAAACGTGAGGAACCAG GGCGGTGATGTTATGCAGGAGAACATAACAGCGAACGTCTCTGAAGACACGGTAACTCTAGAGTTCCTACGGTTAGACGGTGTTTACATTTCGCAACTAGTCGACTTTACGAAC GAGGTGGAAGCCATGAAGGTTGTGATACCTGGAGAGGAAGAGCTGGGACAGTTGGGTCATCAAGTTCTGTGTTTTCTTACACATGCTGCACAGGCAGATTTTATTGCACCAGATGCTATGGCTAAGCTTAGACAA AAAAACCCAGGAACAGTAAGAGTAGCAGAGGAGGACAAAGGGTGGCGACAGACGACTGCCACCGCCTGGGCGGGCCGCGTAACCGTGCTGCTGTCGCCGGCCGCAGCGAGGCACTGCGCGCCGGCCAGGGACCGGGTCTATATCCGCTCGGCGGACCTCACCCGATGGACACCTAGAGCTG GAGTGGAGCCATCATCATTTTCCTCAGAAGTGGTGCCATTCCCTCCTCAAGCGCTCACGTCAGATACATCTGAAGGTAGTCCAGCTGTTAGCGTGTGTGTGGCAGAGAATGATGCTACAAAAGAATGCATCTGTCACTTGGAG GTTTGTGTGAACTGGTATCCTTGTGGTTTGAAGTACTGCAAGGGAAAGCCTCAAGGGGGTCTCAGCTATAGATGCGGCATCAAGACATGCCACCGCTGCTTCCGCTACCACTTCTACGTGCGGCGCCGCGATACCTGCTTGAACTACACGTGA
- the LOC120627540 gene encoding 28S ribosomal protein S21, mitochondrial — MFLTLKLLGNRHPSFIARTVFVKNNNVEDACRLINRVLGKDGILEQYRLTRYYEKPFQTRRRVNHEKCKAIYNEDMERKIQFVLRKNRHEPFPGCH, encoded by the exons atgtttttaacattaaaattactaGGAAACAGACATCCCTCATTCATAGCACGCACAGTATTtgttaaaaacaataatgtggAAGATGCGTGTCGCTTGATAAACAGAGTTCTCGGTAAAGATGGTATTTTAGAGCAATACCGTCTTACCAGATATTACGAAAAACCTTTTCAG ACAAGACGGCGTGTAAACCATGAAAAATGCAAAGCTATCTATAATGAAGATATGGAGAGAAAAATACAATTTGTTCTTCGAAAAAACCGTCATGAGCCATTTCCAGGGTgccattaa